Proteins encoded together in one Kitasatospora albolonga window:
- a CDS encoding tRNA lysidine(34) synthetase TilS — protein sequence MGPHPAVAAIRLAVRRVLHDVLTESHRHHGHDRPAEEARRTAPAPLSRYAEAGTAGSPRYAEAGTAGSPRAVLPDRPAAPLVLVACSGGADSMALASALAFEARKLGVRAGGITVDHNLQPGSALRAAEVVTRLTAMDLDPVEAVAVHVGREGGPEAAARDARYAALDAAAERHGAAAVLLGHTRDDQAETVLLGLARGSGIRSLSGMAAASGPAGRYRRPFLELDRQTVRKACLVQSIPVWDDPHNIDPAYTRSRLRHEGLPALEKALGKGVVEALARTAQLSRDDADALDTWAAQAELAVRDDSGQLECAKLYVLPPAVRRRVLRRAAIEAGAPAGSLFARHLEEVDRLITGWRGQRAINLPGRVEARRQGGRLVIRQS from the coding sequence ATGGGTCCCCATCCTGCGGTCGCGGCGATACGCCTGGCGGTCCGCCGCGTACTCCACGACGTCCTCACCGAATCCCACCGGCACCACGGCCACGACCGGCCCGCCGAAGAGGCCCGGCGCACCGCGCCCGCCCCCCTCTCCCGCTACGCCGAGGCCGGCACCGCGGGAAGCCCCCGTTACGCCGAGGCGGGCACCGCGGGAAGCCCCCGCGCCGTCCTCCCCGACCGGCCCGCCGCCCCGCTCGTCCTCGTCGCCTGCTCCGGCGGCGCCGACTCCATGGCGCTCGCCTCGGCCCTCGCCTTCGAGGCCCGCAAGCTCGGCGTCCGGGCCGGGGGCATCACCGTCGACCACAACCTCCAGCCGGGATCGGCCCTCCGTGCCGCCGAGGTCGTCACCCGGCTCACCGCCATGGACCTCGACCCCGTCGAGGCCGTCGCCGTGCACGTCGGACGCGAGGGCGGCCCCGAGGCCGCCGCCCGCGACGCCCGCTACGCCGCGCTGGACGCCGCCGCCGAACGCCACGGCGCCGCCGCCGTGCTGCTCGGCCACACCCGCGACGACCAGGCCGAGACCGTCCTCCTCGGCCTCGCCCGCGGCTCCGGCATCCGCTCGCTCTCCGGCATGGCCGCCGCCTCCGGACCGGCCGGCCGCTACCGCCGCCCCTTCCTCGAGCTCGACCGCCAGACCGTCCGCAAGGCGTGCCTGGTCCAGTCGATCCCCGTCTGGGACGACCCGCACAACATCGACCCCGCCTACACCCGCTCCCGGCTCCGCCACGAGGGGCTGCCCGCCCTGGAGAAGGCGCTCGGCAAGGGCGTCGTCGAAGCCCTCGCCCGGACGGCCCAGCTCTCCCGCGACGACGCCGACGCCCTGGACACCTGGGCCGCCCAGGCGGAGCTCGCCGTACGCGACGACAGCGGGCAGCTGGAGTGCGCCAAGCTCTACGTCCTGCCGCCCGCCGTACGCCGCCGGGTGCTGCGCCGGGCCGCCATCGAGGCCGGGGCGCCCGCCGGCTCCCTCTTCGCCCGCCACCTCGAAGAAGTCGACCGCCTGATCACCGGCTGGCGCGGCCAGCGGGCGATCAACCTGCCCGGCCGCGTCGAGGCCCGACGGCAGGGTGGCAGACTGGTCATTCGGCAGAGCTGA